A stretch of Bradyrhizobium sp. AZCC 2262 DNA encodes these proteins:
- a CDS encoding radical SAM protein, whose product MSADDSNSATFQDQPITQLLVKVATRCNIDCSYCYWFRDASVYDKPKLMSAEVLHQLLQRIEQHVARYSLVDFPIILHGGEPLLWGVENFHRFAEACEDISSRTGCEIPIAVTTNGVLIDGEWLDCFETRNIAVAISLDGPAHIHDIHRRTFQGTGTHAAVERAARMLVSRDIGVSALAVCNPAYPPAQYVEFFAACGVSNYDIMIPDATVDEKPPSIASFYNGLFDLWLAANRSAPTANIRIISDMITALLGNNSPTEGVGHKAIELCTIMTDGTVEAHDVLRIAGDGFTQTKFNIFDHAIDEVRNEHRWKAARDASIHLCEKCRQCKFMNACGGGYLPHRFSRKNGYDNPSVYCDDLYSMFENMQSVLESHLYVSKPGGERINVRDTLPSTQLERELMPSTPAHGS is encoded by the coding sequence ATGTCGGCTGACGATTCAAATTCCGCCACCTTTCAAGATCAGCCGATCACGCAGCTACTGGTCAAAGTGGCAACGAGATGCAACATTGATTGCTCCTATTGCTATTGGTTCCGCGACGCGTCCGTCTACGATAAGCCGAAGCTGATGAGCGCCGAGGTGCTGCATCAACTGCTGCAGCGCATCGAGCAACATGTCGCCAGATACTCCCTCGTCGATTTTCCCATCATTCTGCACGGCGGCGAGCCCTTGCTGTGGGGCGTTGAGAATTTCCACCGTTTTGCCGAGGCCTGTGAGGACATTTCGTCACGAACAGGCTGCGAAATACCCATCGCGGTCACAACCAACGGCGTGCTGATCGATGGTGAATGGCTGGACTGCTTCGAGACGCGCAACATCGCGGTTGCAATCAGCCTCGATGGACCGGCGCATATTCACGACATTCACCGCCGCACGTTTCAGGGCACGGGTACCCACGCCGCGGTGGAACGCGCCGCCCGCATGCTGGTATCACGCGATATTGGCGTAAGCGCCTTGGCCGTCTGCAATCCCGCCTACCCGCCGGCGCAGTACGTCGAGTTTTTCGCTGCGTGCGGGGTTTCAAACTATGACATCATGATCCCCGATGCGACGGTGGATGAGAAGCCGCCATCCATTGCCTCGTTTTACAACGGTCTGTTCGACTTGTGGCTGGCCGCCAATCGCAGTGCACCGACAGCCAATATCCGGATCATTTCCGACATGATCACTGCCCTGCTTGGCAACAATTCGCCCACCGAGGGCGTAGGCCACAAGGCCATCGAACTTTGCACCATCATGACCGATGGTACCGTCGAGGCTCACGATGTGTTGCGGATCGCAGGCGACGGCTTCACACAGACCAAATTCAACATCTTCGATCATGCCATCGACGAAGTCAGGAACGAGCATCGCTGGAAAGCCGCACGCGATGCTTCAATCCATCTTTGCGAGAAGTGCCGACAGTGCAAATTCATGAACGCCTGCGGCGGAGGCTATCTTCCCCATCGTTTTTCCAGGAAAAACGGTTACGACAATCCATCGGTCTATTGCGACGATCTCTATTCGATGTTTGAGAACATGCAATCCGTGCTGGAGAGCCATCTTTACGTCAGCAAGCCAGGTGGGGAACGCATCAACGTGCGAGACACGTTGCCGAGCACCCAGTTGGAGCGTGAGCTCATGCCGTCGACCCCAGCTCACGGTTCATAG
- a CDS encoding type II 3-dehydroquinate dehydratase: MRIMILNGPNLNMLGIREPHIYGSTTLDAIKASCEEFAAFTGTQLAFHQSNHEGELVDLIQSARTSADALIINPAAYSFTSIAIYDAMKIFDGPIYEVHISNIHARDELHRHSKLSAAVKGVIAGLGPYGYIVAMQAALQGAGQLPASLPPAVRVGPK, encoded by the coding sequence ATGCGCATCATGATCCTCAATGGCCCGAACCTGAACATGCTCGGCATCCGCGAGCCGCACATCTACGGCTCGACCACGCTCGACGCCATCAAGGCCTCCTGCGAGGAGTTTGCTGCCTTCACCGGCACGCAACTGGCGTTTCACCAGTCCAACCACGAGGGCGAGCTGGTCGACCTGATCCAGTCCGCGCGCACGTCGGCGGACGCCCTCATCATCAATCCCGCCGCCTACTCCTTCACCTCGATTGCGATCTACGACGCCATGAAGATTTTTGATGGCCCGATCTACGAGGTGCACATCTCCAACATCCACGCCCGCGACGAGCTGCACCGGCACTCGAAGCTTTCGGCCGCGGTGAAGGGCGTGATCGCGGGCCTCGGCCCCTACGGCTACATCGTTGCCATGCAGGCCGCGCTGCAGGGCGCCGGCCAGTTGCCGGCATCGCTGCCGCCGGCTGTCCGCGTCGGCCCGAAATGA
- a CDS encoding TRAP transporter large permease subunit, translating to MTLAVFTLSLLGAMALGMPIAFALIVCGVALMHSLDIFDSQIVAQNIINGADSFPLMAVPFFMLAGEVMNRGGLAKRIVDVALALVGHIRGGLGYVTILASCVLASLSGSAAADAAALAALLVPMMVAAGHRKMYAAGLVAAGGIIAPVIPPSIGFVLFGVAGGVSISKLFLAGIFPGLMLGVGLCFSWWWVARRENVESPPRKSLREIVWTFIDGFWALMLPAIIIVGLRFGVFTPTEAAVVVAVYALFVATCIYRELKIGDLYEVFVSAALSTSIVMFLVAAALVSSWLITVSEIATQVVDLVRPFMGNQTLLMLAIMVLVVIVGTALDMAPTILILTPILMPIVKQAGIDPVYFGVLFIINNAIGLITPPVGVVLNVVCGVSRISMEDIIKGVWPFMIAQLIVLLLMILFPAIVTVPAKWFSG from the coding sequence GTGACGCTCGCGGTCTTCACCCTCTCCCTGCTCGGCGCGATGGCGCTGGGGATGCCAATTGCGTTCGCGCTGATCGTCTGCGGCGTCGCGCTGATGCATTCGCTGGACATTTTCGACTCCCAGATCGTCGCCCAGAACATCATCAACGGCGCCGACAGTTTTCCCCTGATGGCCGTCCCGTTCTTCATGCTGGCCGGCGAGGTCATGAACCGCGGCGGACTGGCCAAGCGGATCGTCGACGTCGCGCTGGCGCTGGTCGGCCATATCCGGGGCGGCCTCGGCTACGTCACCATCCTCGCCTCCTGCGTGCTGGCTTCGTTGTCGGGTTCGGCGGCGGCGGACGCGGCGGCGCTGGCGGCGCTGCTCGTTCCCATGATGGTCGCGGCCGGCCACCGGAAGATGTATGCGGCGGGCCTCGTCGCCGCCGGCGGCATCATCGCGCCCGTCATCCCGCCCAGCATCGGCTTCGTGCTGTTCGGCGTGGCCGGCGGCGTCTCGATCTCGAAACTGTTCCTCGCCGGAATCTTCCCTGGCCTCATGCTCGGCGTCGGACTGTGTTTTTCCTGGTGGTGGGTCGCGCGCCGGGAGAACGTCGAAAGCCCGCCGCGCAAATCGCTCCGCGAAATCGTCTGGACCTTTATCGACGGATTCTGGGCCTTGATGCTGCCCGCGATCATCATCGTTGGCCTGCGTTTCGGCGTGTTCACGCCGACCGAGGCCGCCGTCGTCGTCGCCGTCTACGCGCTGTTCGTGGCGACCTGCATCTACCGCGAGCTCAAGATCGGCGACCTCTATGAAGTCTTCGTCTCGGCCGCGCTCAGCACCAGCATCGTCATGTTCCTGGTCGCGGCGGCGCTGGTGTCGTCCTGGCTGATCACGGTGTCGGAAATCGCCACGCAAGTGGTCGATCTCGTCCGTCCCTTCATGGGCAACCAGACCCTGCTGATGCTGGCGATCATGGTGCTGGTCGTCATCGTCGGCACCGCGCTCGACATGGCGCCGACCATCCTGATCCTCACCCCGATCCTGATGCCGATCGTCAAGCAGGCCGGCATCGACCCGGTCTATTTCGGCGTGCTCTTCATCATCAACAACGCGATCGGTCTCATCACCCCACCCGTCGGCGTCGTCCTCAACGTCGTCTGCGGCGTGTCGCGCATCAGCATGGAAGACATCATCAAGGGCGTCTGGCCTTTCATGATCGCCCAACTGATCGTGCTGCTCCTGATGATCCTGTTTCCGGCAATCGTCACCGTGCCGGCGAAATGGTTCAGCGGCTGA
- a CDS encoding TRAP transporter small permease, whose product MERLIDLYCRLLKVAIAACLAAMVVLVFTNVVMRYLFNSGIPTSEELSRWLLVWLTFLGAIVALRQHAHLGVDTLVRALPPLGKKICFIASYVLMLYVNGLLTLGSWKQAVLTFGDSAPASNISVGLFFYSSGLVFGVSAAVILLVDLVRVLSGSASEEDLISVKESDDHT is encoded by the coding sequence ATCGAGCGGCTGATCGACCTCTACTGCCGGCTGTTGAAGGTAGCGATCGCGGCGTGCCTCGCCGCGATGGTGGTGCTGGTCTTCACCAATGTCGTGATGCGCTATCTCTTCAACTCGGGGATTCCGACCTCGGAAGAGCTGTCGCGCTGGCTTTTGGTCTGGCTGACGTTCCTCGGCGCTATCGTCGCGCTACGCCAGCACGCCCATCTCGGCGTCGACACGCTGGTCCGCGCCCTCCCTCCCCTCGGCAAGAAGATCTGCTTCATCGCAAGCTACGTCCTGATGCTCTACGTGAACGGCCTCCTGACGCTCGGAAGCTGGAAACAGGCGGTATTGACCTTTGGCGACAGCGCGCCCGCGTCAAACATTTCGGTGGGACTGTTCTTCTATTCGTCCGGGCTCGTGTTCGGCGTCTCGGCGGCCGTGATCCTGCTCGTCGATCTCGTGCGGGTGTTGAGCGGGTCGGCGTCCGAGGAGGACCTGATCTCGGTGAAGGAAAGCGATGACCACACCTGA
- a CDS encoding TRAP transporter substrate-binding protein has product MRACGNTFCRRGAGTHIRWGHLNNTDHPVSFGVQKFAEVLAAKSGGKLKIREFPASQLGNEMQQQSAVRGGTQEILSASTTSLAGVVKDLGLFDFPFTVGTFEQAEALAQGAFGKAMLDLLPEKELIGLGYWGLGFRNATNSSRPIAKVEDFAGLKLRVIPNPVYLETFKALKANPVPMAFGELYTALENKTVDGQENPYSVILSNKFYEVQKYVSATNHTFTQNIIIVSKKFWDGLSPEEQRMLRDSFAETREYQRDQTKLAADKALSELKAKGMQFNEIAPAEYARMQDATKPVVDKFSAEYDPARVKLFTSELARIRGAR; this is encoded by the coding sequence TTGCGCGCTTGTGGGAACACCTTCTGCCGCCGAGGTGCAGGAACGCACATCCGCTGGGGCCACCTCAACAACACCGACCATCCCGTCAGCTTCGGCGTGCAGAAATTCGCCGAGGTGCTGGCGGCCAAGAGCGGCGGCAAGCTGAAGATCCGCGAGTTTCCGGCTTCGCAGCTCGGCAACGAGATGCAGCAGCAGTCGGCGGTACGCGGCGGCACCCAGGAAATCCTCTCGGCATCGACGACTTCGCTCGCCGGCGTCGTCAAGGACCTCGGCCTGTTCGACTTCCCCTTCACCGTCGGCACGTTCGAGCAAGCCGAGGCGCTGGCCCAGGGCGCGTTCGGAAAGGCCATGCTCGATTTGCTGCCCGAGAAGGAACTGATCGGTCTGGGCTATTGGGGGCTCGGCTTCCGCAACGCCACCAACAGCAGCCGCCCGATCGCGAAGGTCGAGGACTTCGCCGGCCTCAAGCTGCGCGTGATCCCGAACCCGGTCTATCTCGAAACCTTCAAGGCCTTGAAGGCGAACCCGGTGCCTATGGCGTTCGGCGAATTGTACACCGCGCTGGAAAACAAGACCGTCGACGGCCAGGAGAATCCCTACAGCGTCATCCTGTCGAACAAGTTCTACGAGGTGCAGAAATACGTCTCGGCGACCAACCACACCTTCACCCAGAACATCATCATCGTCAGCAAGAAGTTCTGGGACGGCCTGTCTCCGGAAGAACAGAGGATGCTGCGCGACAGTTTTGCCGAGACGCGTGAGTACCAGCGCGACCAGACCAAGCTCGCGGCGGACAAGGCGCTGAGCGAACTGAAGGCAAAAGGCATGCAGTTCAACGAGATCGCGCCGGCCGAATACGCCCGCATGCAGGACGCCACCAAACCCGTCGTCGACAAGTTCTCCGCCGAATATGACCCGGCCCGCGTAAAACTCTTCACCAGCGAACTCGCGCGCATCCGTGGCGCCAGGTAA
- a CDS encoding GntR family transcriptional regulator has product MTLVERIEEQEAVGDDGYRRIRTDIVFGRLRPGQKLRLDGLKEDYGVSVSTLREILNRLAAEGFVLAEGRRGFEVTPVSVENLKELAELRLVLETHAMGVSFAHADVEWEGRVVSAHHKLASTDRLMENGLGELEQWKRYDGEFHQALISNCGSRTLMEMHALVFDKYFRYQMVAFSYRGSEPAAQHKALLEAALKRDAATATETLRAHLNNCVGHALATKALK; this is encoded by the coding sequence ATGACACTGGTCGAGCGGATTGAAGAGCAGGAAGCAGTCGGCGATGACGGCTATCGCCGCATCCGGACCGATATCGTGTTCGGCCGGCTGCGCCCGGGGCAGAAGCTCAGGCTCGACGGCCTCAAGGAAGACTATGGCGTCAGCGTCTCCACCTTGCGCGAAATCCTCAATCGCCTCGCCGCGGAAGGTTTTGTGCTGGCGGAAGGCCGCCGCGGCTTCGAGGTCACGCCGGTCTCGGTGGAGAACCTGAAGGAGCTTGCGGAGCTTCGCCTGGTTTTGGAGACCCATGCAATGGGCGTGTCGTTTGCCCATGCCGATGTCGAGTGGGAAGGGCGCGTGGTTTCCGCGCACCACAAGCTCGCCTCAACCGACCGGCTGATGGAGAACGGCCTCGGCGAGCTCGAACAGTGGAAGCGCTATGACGGCGAGTTCCATCAGGCGCTGATTTCCAATTGCGGCTCACGAACGCTGATGGAGATGCATGCCTTGGTGTTCGACAAATATTTCCGCTACCAGATGGTCGCCTTCAGCTACCGAGGCAGCGAGCCCGCCGCCCAGCACAAGGCGTTGCTCGAGGCTGCGCTGAAGCGCGACGCCGCGACCGCGACCGAAACGCTGCGCGCGCATTTGAACAATTGCGTGGGACACGCGCTCGCAACCAAGGCGCTGAAGTAG
- a CDS encoding leishmanolysin-related zinc metalloendopeptidase — MAMQRYRAQKGAEISHAVAAAPGYTIDVVFMGGLTNNQMAAFKLAAKRWTTAIVGDLPDVTIDGQTINNLRITAQGSEIDGPGQILGQAGPVFLRPGNAGAAAFLPATGEMQFDSADLANMEADGTLNDVITHEMGHVIGIGTVWTKKHLLKGATTSNPTFQGTNAMREYGALRSSATPLPVPVENTGGSGTRNSHWRDAVFKAELMTGFVNVGGNPMSRVTIASLQDLGYQVNMAAAQPYHLPDHLLMAEAGVLAEHAAMEKGIVLPRIPMTLPEESLAH; from the coding sequence ATGGCCATGCAACGATATCGTGCCCAGAAGGGCGCTGAGATTTCCCACGCAGTCGCAGCCGCCCCCGGATACACGATCGATGTGGTTTTCATGGGTGGATTGACGAACAATCAGATGGCGGCTTTCAAGCTCGCGGCAAAGCGGTGGACCACGGCGATCGTCGGCGATTTGCCCGATGTCACCATCGACGGTCAAACGATCAACAACCTCCGCATTACCGCGCAGGGAAGCGAGATAGACGGGCCGGGACAAATTCTCGGTCAGGCGGGGCCGGTCTTCCTGCGTCCGGGTAATGCCGGGGCCGCCGCGTTTCTGCCGGCCACGGGCGAAATGCAATTCGACAGTGCCGACCTCGCCAACATGGAAGCCGATGGCACCCTGAACGATGTCATCACCCATGAGATGGGGCATGTGATCGGCATTGGAACGGTCTGGACCAAAAAGCATTTGTTGAAGGGCGCCACCACGAGCAATCCGACGTTCCAGGGTACCAATGCCATGCGCGAATACGGCGCTCTCCGCAGCTCGGCGACCCCGTTGCCTGTACCTGTGGAAAACACGGGCGGGTCGGGCACGAGGAACTCGCATTGGCGCGACGCGGTTTTCAAGGCCGAATTGATGACCGGCTTCGTCAACGTCGGAGGCAATCCCATGAGCCGGGTAACGATCGCCAGTTTGCAGGATCTGGGGTATCAAGTGAACATGGCGGCCGCGCAGCCGTACCACTTGCCCGATCATCTGCTCATGGCCGAAGCAGGCGTACTTGCCGAACACGCCGCTATGGAGAAGGGCATCGTACTCCCACGGATTCCGATGACGTTGCCCGAGGAAAGCCTCGCACACTAG
- a CDS encoding CaiB/BaiF CoA transferase family protein — protein sequence MPFPRASQALSRFTVLDLTRVRSGPTCVRQLADWGANVIKIDALLEDSGGEQPGGPRQGSDFQNLHRNKRAMTLNLKDPKGLEVFQRLAERADVVVENFRPDVKAKLGIDYASLRQINQRIVYGSISGFGQDGPYHKRPGFDQIAQGMGGLMSITGAPGEGPMRVGIPVADLTAGLFCAMGILTALLERDVSGEGQWVQTSLLQAQIFMLDFQASRWLMEKDVAKQAGNNHPTSIPTGVFKTSDGYINIATTGGRIWERCAQAIGAPELVTNPDYATAPARSKNRDALNETIGRLTEKKSTETWVRELNEAGVPCGPIYSIDQMFDDAQVKHLGIAQHVPNDENRHIQLVGQPVTLSRTPSSMAARPPEFGEQTEEVLAEFGFGKDEIAELRQRKVV from the coding sequence ATGCCTTTCCCCCGCGCCTCGCAGGCCCTTTCCCGCTTCACCGTGCTCGATCTCACCCGCGTTCGCTCCGGGCCCACCTGTGTGCGGCAATTGGCGGATTGGGGCGCCAACGTCATCAAGATCGACGCGCTGCTGGAAGACAGCGGCGGCGAGCAGCCGGGCGGCCCGCGCCAGGGCTCGGATTTCCAGAATTTGCACCGCAACAAGCGGGCCATGACGCTGAACCTGAAGGACCCCAAGGGCCTGGAAGTGTTCCAGCGACTCGCCGAGCGGGCCGACGTCGTGGTCGAGAATTTTCGCCCCGACGTGAAAGCAAAACTCGGCATCGACTATGCGAGCCTGCGCCAGATCAACCAGCGCATCGTCTATGGCAGCATCTCCGGCTTCGGCCAGGACGGCCCCTACCACAAGCGGCCGGGCTTCGATCAGATCGCGCAGGGCATGGGCGGGCTGATGTCGATCACCGGTGCGCCCGGCGAGGGCCCGATGCGGGTCGGCATCCCCGTCGCCGACCTCACCGCCGGGCTGTTCTGTGCCATGGGTATCCTCACCGCGCTGCTGGAGCGGGACGTTTCCGGCGAGGGCCAGTGGGTGCAGACCTCGCTGCTGCAGGCGCAGATCTTCATGCTGGATTTCCAGGCCTCGCGCTGGCTGATGGAAAAGGACGTGGCCAAGCAGGCCGGCAACAACCATCCGACCTCGATTCCGACCGGCGTCTTCAAGACCTCCGACGGCTACATCAATATCGCCACCACGGGCGGCAGGATTTGGGAACGCTGCGCGCAGGCGATCGGCGCACCTGAACTCGTCACCAACCCCGATTACGCCACCGCGCCGGCGCGCTCGAAGAACCGCGACGCGCTGAACGAAACGATCGGCAGGCTCACCGAGAAGAAATCGACGGAGACCTGGGTCAGGGAATTGAACGAGGCCGGCGTGCCCTGCGGCCCGATCTATTCGATCGACCAGATGTTCGACGACGCCCAGGTCAAGCACCTCGGCATCGCGCAACACGTGCCGAACGACGAGAACCGCCACATCCAGCTCGTCGGCCAGCCGGTAACGCTGTCGCGCACGCCAAGCAGCATGGCCGCGCGCCCGCCGGAGTTCGGCGAGCAGACCGAAGAGGTGCTGGCAGAATTCGGCTTCGGCAAGGACGAGATCGCGGAGCTGCGGCAGCGCAAGGTGGTGTGA